Below is a genomic region from Candidatus Dormiibacterota bacterium.
CGCCCCCGTCATGAAAACCACGCATGATCTGTCCGCGCTTGGCAGTCAGGCGGATCCCACGGCGTGGTGGCTTGGTTTCCCGGATTATTACGACTCGTCCGGACACCTCCTTGGCAATCTCGTCGGTCCAGGCACTGGCCAGCCGAGTTACGTGGTTCAGTACTTCCAGCCGGGCGATCGGTTCTGGGCGTTTCAGACGATCGAGGCGGCGATCCTTACCGGCATGGCATTGCTGATTCTGGGGTTCGCCGTCTATTGGGTGACGCGGCGCGCGACCTGAGGTCGGGCGCTATAGGGAGCGGAGCAGGTAGTCGGTCGGCCCGAGCGTAAAACCTCGTTGCCGCAATTCTTCTTCGGATCGGCTGGACACGAGGAGTACGGGAACGCCCGATAGCAGAGGATCCGCGCGGAGGCGCTGGAGGTCGCGAAATTGGGCTCCGCTCCCAGCACCCACGTCGAGCAACACCATGTCGGGTCTCCAGCCAGCTGCGTGTGCCGTGGAGTCACCAACGTCGGCGATCGTGCTCACGCGGTAGCCGTCCATCTCCAGCTTCATCCGGTACATCTCGGCGATGTCGGTGTCGCCGGCGATCAGCAGTACGTCACTGCTGTCTTCGTACCAGTCTGCAACGGCGTCGATCACATTTCCATGGTGCTCAACCGGAGTGAGATGGGCGTAAGAGGAGCCTAGAAATCCGTTAAGAGAAAATCTCCCTCCCCCGTTTGCGGGGGAGGGTAGGGTGGAGGCGCTGTAGCATGCTGCTCAATGGCCGGGTCGATTGGCGACCCCAAGCGCGATCCAACCTTCACCGGACTCATTGCGCTGGCGGGCGCGCTCGCCGGCGTTCTTCTCTGGCTCCTGACCTTTGTGCTCACCCGCTCGCGCATCTCTGGCGACGGCTGGTCGCTCTCGGGCAACGGCGCGCTGATCATTCCATTCGGCGTCGGCCCTGCCGTGGTCGCCGGCGGCTGGGCCGCCATCATCCTTCGCATGCGCGGACATCCGCGCCGGCTCCAACTCGGCATCGGGAGCGGCCTGATCGGCCTGGCGCTCACGGCGGGCAGCCTC
It encodes:
- a CDS encoding response regulator, with protein sequence MIDAVADWYEDSSDVLLIAGDTDIAEMYRMKLEMDGYRVSTIADVGDSTAHAAGWRPDMVLLDVGAGSGAQFRDLQRLRADPLLSGVPVLLVSSRSEEELRQRGFTLGPTDYLLRSL